A single genomic interval of Oscillospiraceae bacterium harbors:
- the ytvI gene encoding sporulation integral membrane protein YtvI: MNLTDERKKSFILTCFFWAVVIGLLFVIFKYVFPWFLPFLIGFCLASIANFFARKLLRKIKIPLKIGSAIVTLLVLVVFAALLTLIGYEIYKQIAKFINDRVIDGNLVSQITLTLSNLIAKIPEKFQSSANSMVVNFVSGFGSTLTRFVTNAVSAAPGFFLGLVITIIASFIFSGDYNRVTDFIKLQLPEKIRQMIPGFNNSMKTSLGKLFRAYLLIILITFTELTVGLMILGEPYAIAIAAITAFIDILPVFGTGFVLWPWAIISVINGNYLFALGLLILYVVIQVVRQIIEPKIVGQSIEVHPIVTLMAMYVGVKIMGGIGIFIFPISIVIIKNMQDNGYISLWKPMQKSDSLLDKFGKRSKKQPIKPEDGDIK; this comes from the coding sequence GTGAATCTCACCGACGAACGCAAAAAGAGTTTTATTCTTACCTGTTTTTTCTGGGCAGTTGTGATCGGACTGCTTTTTGTTATCTTTAAATATGTCTTCCCTTGGTTTTTACCTTTTTTAATCGGCTTTTGCCTTGCATCAATCGCAAACTTCTTCGCAAGAAAATTGCTCCGTAAAATTAAAATCCCGCTTAAAATCGGCTCTGCGATTGTGACACTTTTGGTTTTGGTGGTCTTCGCGGCGCTGCTGACTTTGATTGGTTATGAAATTTACAAACAAATCGCAAAATTCATCAACGACCGGGTGATCGATGGCAATCTGGTCAGTCAGATTACGCTGACGCTCTCGAACCTGATTGCAAAAATCCCAGAAAAGTTCCAGTCATCGGCCAATTCCATGGTCGTCAATTTTGTCTCCGGTTTCGGCTCCACGCTGACTCGGTTTGTCACAAATGCGGTCAGTGCCGCCCCCGGCTTCTTTTTGGGTTTGGTCATCACAATCATCGCCTCGTTTATCTTCAGCGGGGATTATAACAGGGTTACCGATTTTATCAAACTGCAGCTGCCTGAAAAAATCCGACAGATGATTCCCGGATTTAACAATTCGATGAAAACCTCTCTCGGTAAGCTTTTCAGGGCTTATCTGCTGATCATCCTGATCACCTTCACCGAATTAACCGTCGGCTTGATGATTCTCGGCGAACCGTATGCCATTGCGATTGCCGCAATCACCGCGTTTATCGACATTCTGCCCGTCTTCGGTACCGGTTTTGTGCTTTGGCCGTGGGCAATCATCTCGGTGATCAATGGAAATTATCTCTTTGCTTTGGGCTTGTTGATTCTCTATGTCGTCATTCAGGTCGTCCGGCAGATCATTGAGCCGAAAATCGTCGGTCAATCCATCGAAGTCCACCCGATCGTCACGCTGATGGCAATGTATGTCGGCGTTAAAATCATGGGCGGTATCGGCATTTTCATATTCCCGATCTCGATCGTCATCATCAAAAATATGCAGGACAACGGTTACATCTCGCTGTGGAAGCCGATGCAGAAATCTGATTCCTTGCTTGATAAGTTCGGAAAACGGTCGAAAAAGCAGCCGATTAAGCCGGAGGATGGTGACATAAAATAA
- a CDS encoding Gfo/Idh/MocA family oxidoreductase, producing MSQAAKKNINVAFSGLGQRGIGLMNLMLETMPDVNIIALSDRYADRVEQAKNDVITKRGNTPKGFLDYREVLTLPEVDAIITPSNWESHFPVCLDAMKAGKAVATEVGGAYSIEQCWDLVKTHEQTGVPVMLLENCCYGETEMTVLNMIKKGMFGELIHAEGGYRHDLREQVALGNELRHYRLNNYKHRNGEVYPTHELGPISKWFSINRGNRMLSLASFASKSRGVNEWIKKNRGNDFENAEYTFALGDVVTTVIKCAHGETIVLTHDTSLPRPYSRGNLLQGTKGIWMEDKNGVFFDGISPRDGWDHKWESIEDYYDHYRHPLWKWFREHGVEGGHGGMDYLVLRAFIESLQNGTKTPIDVYDMAAWMAITCLSEDSIAMGGQQVPIPDFTNGKWIDREPPVLGKYCLDEICDC from the coding sequence ATGTCTCAAGCGGCCAAAAAGAATATTAACGTGGCTTTCTCGGGCTTGGGTCAAAGAGGTATCGGCTTGATGAATCTGATGCTCGAGACCATGCCCGATGTCAATATCATTGCTCTTTCCGATCGATATGCCGACCGTGTCGAACAAGCTAAAAACGATGTTATCACAAAACGCGGAAATACACCCAAAGGTTTTCTCGATTACCGTGAAGTACTCACACTGCCGGAAGTGGACGCGATAATCACCCCATCTAACTGGGAGTCGCATTTCCCGGTCTGCCTCGATGCGATGAAGGCCGGAAAAGCCGTCGCAACCGAAGTCGGCGGAGCCTATTCGATCGAACAGTGCTGGGATCTTGTAAAAACCCATGAACAGACCGGTGTGCCGGTCATGCTGCTCGAAAATTGCTGCTACGGCGAAACCGAGATGACGGTTCTGAATATGATCAAAAAAGGCATGTTCGGCGAGCTCATCCATGCCGAAGGGGGATATCGTCACGATCTGCGCGAACAAGTCGCGCTCGGAAACGAATTGCGCCATTACCGCCTGAACAATTATAAACACCGCAACGGTGAGGTCTATCCGACCCACGAACTCGGGCCGATTTCCAAATGGTTCTCGATCAACCGGGGCAACCGGATGCTCTCTTTGGCCTCGTTTGCCTCAAAATCCCGCGGCGTCAACGAATGGATCAAGAAAAATCGCGGAAATGATTTTGAAAATGCCGAATATACTTTTGCGTTGGGCGATGTCGTGACCACCGTCATCAAGTGTGCTCACGGCGAAACCATCGTATTGACCCACGATACCTCTCTGCCTCGTCCATATTCACGCGGAAACCTTCTGCAGGGGACAAAAGGCATCTGGATGGAGGATAAAAACGGCGTTTTCTTTGACGGCATCAGCCCACGCGACGGGTGGGATCACAAATGGGAGAGCATCGAAGATTACTACGACCACTACCGTCATCCGCTTTGGAAATGGTTCCGCGAACACGGTGTCGAAGGCGGACACGGCGGAATGGATTATCTGGTCCTGCGCGCTTTTATCGAGTCCCTCCAAAACGGCACCAAAACCCCGATTGACGTCTACGATATGGCAGCCTGGATGGCCATCACCTGCCTGTCGGAGGACTCGATCGCAATGGGCGGCCAGCAAGTTCCGATCCCCGATTTTACCAACGGCAAATGGATTGACCGTGAGCCGCCGGTACTCGGAAAATACTGCCTTGACGAGATCTGCGACTGCTGA